One genomic segment of Arachis duranensis cultivar V14167 chromosome 4, aradu.V14167.gnm2.J7QH, whole genome shotgun sequence includes these proteins:
- the LOC107485080 gene encoding probable leucine-rich repeat receptor-like protein kinase At1g35710, which produces MLPFFPRLNPMKLLAMCCLLLMSVTTSMTTTSVAIQGNEEAYALLDWKASFEKQSQALLSSWNGSDPCHWVGIACDHSKSVSSLNFTNFGLRGTLQTLNFSSLPSIHTIVMRNNSFYGTIPKQIGALSNLDTLDVHSNQFSGFIPKQIGSLSKLTVLDLGANNFLGNIPQETKHLSNLKYLSFAYNNNLRGSIPAEIGMLRNLTQLHFEHCNLTGSIPTTIGNLTNLSVLNLNINHLDGPIPREIGKLVNVKFLWLQTNELSGSIPREIGLMTNLYQLDFSDNNLSGCIPSTIGNLSNLVYLYLYINSLSGAIPDEIGNLYSLSTIQLSSNNLSGTIPPSTSSLVNLNSILLSGNMLSGPVSLSIGNLVKLEMLNLDKNNLSGPIPSTIGKLVNLVQLDLYQNNLSGPIPSTIGKLVNLVQLDLGDNNFSGPIPSTIGKLANLVRLGLDENILSGTIPSSIGNLTKLLELVLLSNELSGEIPIEYNKLTELENLQLSNNHFNWQLPHNICTSGNLAKLSAANNYFTGVVPSSLKNCSSLVRLRLDGNQITGNITESFGVYPNLVYIDLSDNNFHGHLSSKWGKCSNLTCLKISNNNLSGHIPTELSEATNLQELDLSSNHLTGAIPKELGKLTLLIQLLLSNNSFSGNVPIQISSLQQLETLDLARNNFRGLITKELSMLPKLSNLSLSQNEFNGTIPLELGNLRSLHDFDLGDNLLDGSIPASLGHLMFLENLNLSHNNLSGVIPSSFDGMLSLTTVDISYNQLEGPLPNIPAFIKAPFEALRDNKGLCGNVTGIEPCPASSTGDSHNDHKAKKVVVLILVLSLAIIIALLVLWVSCRVYQGTGRKESNATETQTQNLFAIWSYDGKMVYEEIIEATEDFDNKYLIGVGGFGSVYRAELSTGQVVAVKKLHSIPNEEVPNLKTFQSEIQALTEIRHRNIVKLYGFCSHSRHSFLVYEIIERGSIDKILANDEEAVEFDWNRRVNAVKGVANALCYMHHDCSPPIVHRDISAKNVLLDLEHEAHVSDFGASKLLNPNSSNWTSFAGTFGYAAPELAYTMEVNEKCDVYSFGILALEIMLGKHPGDAASSSMVMIPSSETMEYASTLDNKFFLKDKLDHRLPYPTNPIAVEIMQIVKIASACLTENPRSRPTMEQVVKDLVVANASVSTMH; this is translated from the exons ATGTTGCCATTCTTCCCAAGGCTTAATCCCATGAAGCTCTTAGCAATGTGTTGCCTTCTTTTAATGAGTGTTACAACTTCCATGACTACCACTTCAGTTGCTATTCAAGGCAACGAAGAAGCGTATGCTTTGCTGGACTGGAAAGCCAGCTTTGAGAAGCAAAGCCAGGCTTTGCTCTCTTCTTGGAATGGTAGCGACCCCTGCCATTGGGTGGGAATAGCATGTGACCACTCCAAATCTGTGTCCTCGCTAAACTTTACCAACTTTGGCCTAAGAGGTACGCTTCAAACTCTCAATTTCTCGTCACTTCCCAGCATCCATACAATAGTCATGAGGAACAACTCTTTTTATGGAACCATTCCCAAACAAATTGGTGCATTATCCAATCTGGACACTCTTGATGTCCACTCCAATCAGTTCTCTGGTTTCATTCCCAAACAAATTGGTAGTTTGTCTAAACTCACCGTTCTTGATTTGGGTGCCAACAATTTCTTGGGCAACATTCCCCAAGAAACTAAGCATTTGAGCAACTTGAAGTATTTGTcatttgcatacaataataatttaagGGGATCCATTCCTGCCGAGATTGGGATGTTGAGGAATCTAACACAGCTGCATTTTGAACATTGCAATCTCACAGGTTCTATCCCTACTACAATAGGCAACTTAACTAATTTGTCTGTACTCAATTTGAATATCAACCATTTAGATGGTCCCATTCCTCGAGAAATAGGCAAGTTAGTTAATGTGAAGTTTCTATGGCTTCAAACCAATGAACTTTCTGGTTCCATCCCTCGAGAAATTGGTCTCATGACAAATCTCTATCAGCTTGATTTTTCTGACAATAATCTCTCTGGTTGTATTCCTTCTACAATTGGAAATTTAAGCAATTTGGTATATCTATACCTTTATATCAATTCTCTCTCTGGTGCGATTCCTGATGAAATTGGAAACCTTTATTCTCTTTCTACGATCCAATTGTCATCCAATAACCTTTCAGGGACAATTCCACCTTCCACAAGTAGCTTGGTCAATTTAAACTCTATTCTTCTTAGTGGGAATATGCTCTCAGGTCCAGTTTCATTGTCCATTGGGAATTTAGTCAAGTTAGAGATGCTCAACCttgataaaaataatctttCTGGGCCAATCCCTTCCACTATCGGAAAATTGGTAAATTTGGTTCAACTTGACCTTTATCAAAATAATCTTTCTGGGCCAATCCCTTCCACTATCGGAAAATTGGTAAATTTGGTTCAACTTGACCTTGGTGATAATAATTTTTCTGGGCCAATCCCTTCCACTATCGGAAAATTAGCAAATTTGGTTCGACTTGGCCTTGATGAAAATATACTCTCTGGAACAATCCCTTCCTCCATTGGAAACTTGACAAAACTGTTGGAACTAGTGTTATTGTCGAATGAACTTAGTGGTGAAATTCCAATAGAGTATAACAAGCTCACAGAATTGGAAAATCTCCAATTGAGTAATAATCATTTCAATTGGCAGTTGCCTCACAACATCTGTACAAGTGGAAATTTGGCTAAACTTTCAGCCGCAAATAACTACTTCACAGGTGTAGTTCCAAGTAGCTTAAAGAATTGCTCCAGCCTTGTAAGATTAAGGCTTGACGGAAACCAGATAACCGGAAATATAACTGAATCTTTTGGTGTATATCCAAATTTGGTCTACATTGATTTGAGTGACAATAATTTTCATGGCCATCTTTCATCAAAGTGGGGGAAATGTTCCAACCTGACGTGCCTCAAGATCTCCAACAATAATCTGTCGGGTCATATACCAACGGAACTAAGTGAAGCAACCAACTTGCAAGAACTTGACTTGTCTTCAAATCATCTTACGGGAGCAATTCCAAAAGAGCTTGGAAAGTTGACTTTGCTGATACAACTCTTGTTAAGCAACAACAGTTTTTCCGGAAATGTTCCCATTCAGATTTCATCATTGCAACAACTTGAAACGTTGGATCTTGCCAGGAACAATTTCAGAGGCCTCATCACAAAAGAACTTAGCATGTTGCCTAAGTTGTCCAACTTGAGTCTGAGCCAAAACGAATTTAATGGAACTATTCCTCTCGAGCTTGGGAATCTAAGATCCCTTCATGACTTTGATCTTGGTGACAATCTTTTAGATGGAAGCATTCCAGCATCACTTGGCCACTTGATGTTCTTAGAAAATTTGAACCTCTCTCATAACAATCTTTCTGGTGTCATTCCCTCAAGTTTTGATGGGATGTTAAGTTTGACAACTGTGGATATATCATACAACCAATTAGAAGGCCCACTTCCAAATATTCCAGCCTTCATAAAAGCTCCATTTGAAGCATTGAGAGATAATAAAGGTTTGTGTGGTAATGTCACTGGTATTGAGCCTTGTCCAGCGTCATCAACTGGTGATTCTCATAATGACCATAAAGCTAAGAAAGTTGTTGTGCTCATATTGGTCCTTTCTTTGGCCATCATAATAGCACTCTTAGTATTATGGGTATCATGCCGTGTATACCAAGGAACAGGCCGAAAGGAAAGCAATGCTACAGAGACGCAAACTCAAAATTTATTTGCAATTTGGAGCTATGATGGCAAGATGGTGTATGAAGAGATTATTGAGGCCACAGAAGATTTTGACAACAAATATCTCATTGGAGTTGGAGGCTTTGGATCTGTCTACCGAGCTGAGTTGTCCACCGGTCAAGTTGTTGCCGTGAAAAAACTTCATTCAATACCAAATGAAGAAGTTCCCAATCTCAAAACTTTCCAGAGTGAGATTCAAGCCTTGACAGAAATCCGTCATCGCAACATTGTGAAGCTATATGGATTCTGTTCTCATTCTCGGCACTCCTTTTTGGTTTATGAGATTATAGAAAGAGGTAGCATTGACAAGATTCTAGCGAATGATGAAGAAGCGGTTGAGTTTGATTGGAATAGGAGGGTGAATGCTGTTAAAGGAGTAGCTAATGCTTTATGCTACATGCACCATGATTGTTCACCTCCTATAGTGCATAGAGATATATCAGCAAAAAATGTTCTTCTGGATTTGGAACATGAGGCTCATGTGTCAGATTTTGGAGCATCTAAACTTCTTAATCCAAATTCATCAAATTGGACCTCTTTTGCAGGGACCTTTGGTTATGCAGCTCCAG AACTTGCTTACACTATGGAGGTGAATGAAAAATGTGATGTGTATAGCTTCGGGATATTAGCTTTGGAAATAATGTTGGGGAAGCATCCTGGAGATGCTGCATCATCATCTATGGTGATGATACCATCTTCAGAGACAATGGAATATGCATCAACACTTGATAATAAGTTTTTCTTAAAGGATAAGTTGGATCATCGTCTTCCTTACCCTACAAATCCAATTGCAGTAGAGATTATGCAAATTGTGAAGATAGCAAGTGCCTGTTTGACAGAAAATCCACGTTCTCGTCCTACCATGGAACAAGTGGTGAAAGATCTTGTGGTGGCAAACGCTTCAGTTTCAACAATGCATTAA